Sequence from the Catenuloplanes indicus genome:
CCCGCAGCACGAACGGTGCGCCGATCGCGACGCCGGCCACCAGCGGCACCAGCAGCCGGTAGAGCAGGTCACGGCTCGCCGCCAGCACGGCGGTGCGCTCCCCGTCCTCGGCGAGCGCGAAGAACCGCGGCATCCACGCGGTGTTCAGCACGCCGAGCAGCAGGATCGGCCCGGACGCCACGTTGTAGGCGACCTGGTAGCGGGCGACCGCGTCCGGGCCGAGCGCGGCCTGGATCAGCAGCCGGTCCGCGGTGGACAGCACCAGCATGCCGAGCACGGCGGGGACCAGCGGCAGCGCGTAGGCGAGCGCGCCGCGCAGCATCGGCGCGTCCGCCGGGCGCAGCGCGCGTGGCGGTGCCAGCACGAGCCCGGCCAGCACGGCCACGGCCTGCAGCAGCAGCTGGCCGAGCAGGAAGTTCTCCGCGGTCGGCCGCCCGGCCGCGACCAGGCCCAGGCTCGCGGCCTCGGCCCCCGCCGACTGCAACAGGCTGACCAGCGCGAACGCGGCCAGCCGATCCTGGCTGCGGAGCAGTCCGAGCGACGCGTTGGTGATCGCGGACAGCCCGGCCCAGCCGATCGCGAGCCGCAGCGCGGGCAGCTCACCGGTCAGTCCGAGCGGCCGGGCCCAGCCGGGCGCGGTGACGAGCGCGAGCCCGGTGACCGCGAGCGCCAGCACGATCGCGAGCGTGACGATCCGGCGCGCGCCCTCCGGGCCGCTGAGGCCCGGGCGGGCGTAGGCACGCTGGATCGCGGTCTGCAGCCCGAACCCGCCGACCACGAACAGCACCTGCATGACCGTGTTCGCGGCCGCGACCGTGCCGAACTCGCCGGTGCCGAGGAAGCGGGTGAGCACCGGCGTGAGCAGCGCGGCGCAGCCGAGCTGCACCGCCCAGAGGATCATGTAGAGCGAGTCCCGGCCGAACAGCCGGGACACGTGCGCGTCGACGCTCACGACGCCGGCCGGTAGGAGAAGACCACGGTCTCGCCGGAGCGGAACGCCACCGACCAGCCGGGCGCGGCCGCGAACGCGTCGCGCAGCGCGGCGAAGTCGTCCCGGGTGTGCAGCCCGTACTCCCAGCCGTAGTACGACGTGACCGGCGACCAGAGCGCGTAGAAGTGGTCGGTCCGCCAGTTCGCCTCGCGGTCCGCGTACTCCTCGAGCAGCGCGGTCAGCCGGGGCACCGCGGCCTGCGGCGTCTCGCCCGCGGGCCGGTGCGCGACCGGGTCCAGGATCGGCCGGTAGACGGAGACGTGCGTGCGCTCCCGGGTCGGCGGCACGCTGGGCAGGTCACCGGCGCCGAGGATGAGCATCCAGCTGCCGCGCGGCCGGTCCAGGAAGTACTGGAACGCGGCGCGGTCGCCGGGCCGGCTCACGTTGGACGCGTCCATGCTGAACGCGGCCGTCACGAACGTCGCGGTCAGCGCCGTGGTCAGCGCGAACAGCGCGGGCCGCCGGCGTTCGGTGAACGCGCCGGCCGCGAGCAGCGCCAGCCACGGGATGCCGAACAGCGCGGCGCGGAAGATGCCCTCGTTGCCGTACGCGTTCCCGGCGATGATCACCAGGCCGACCGCCGGGCAGGCCGCCATCGCCCAGGCCCGCTCGTCGCGCAGCCGGGTGGCCAGCACACCGGCCGCTACCAGGCCCAGCAGCACGATCCCGGCGGACAGCGCGACCACGCTGACCGTGACGATCGGCAGCCGTTCCAGGTCGTCGACCGCGGTGGTGCGCGGCGGCCGGAAGTTCGCGGAGTCGCCGACGCCGCGCAGGCTGAGGAACGAGGAGACCGCGGAGAAGTGCGCGAGCGTCCAGGCGATCGCGGGCAGCAGCACGGTCGCGGGCGTCCACCACGGCCGCACCCAGCGGAACGCGGCCAGGACCACCAGGATCCCGCCGGTGATGTACGGACTGAGCTGATGCGTCACCGCGAGCACGCACCCGGTCGCGACCAGCAGCGGCATCCGCCACCGCAGATCGGACAGCGCGAGACCGAACGCCAGCAGCCCGAGCACGAACCCGAGCGACTGCGGCGAGAAGTAGTCCGCGCCGATCGGGTCCGCCAGCACGGCCAGCGCCACCGCGATCCACGCCTGGTACGGCGAGGCCAGCACGCGCCCGGCCAGGTGCCGCAGTGCGACCACCCGGAACACCGCCATCAGCGGCGGCCAGGCGATCGCCAGCCGCATCGGGTCGCGCAGGCCGGCCACGTCGCACAGCCAGGCGACCGCGGCGAAGAACCCGGGCCACGCGTTGTACGCCCGCACCGAGGAGTCGAGCAGGCCGAGCGCGCGGATCTGCTGCACCAGCTCGACGTGCTTGTTCGCGGACTGCGAGCGCGGGCCGTCGTAGACCAGCGCGGGCGTGACCGTGAGCGTCAGCGCGAGGATCAGCACGGAGACGGCCAGCGCGGTCTGCGTACCGGCCCGCGCGGTGGCGAGCCCGATCAGCACGAGCGCGAGCCCGGCGTACCAGACCGGGCCGATCCGCACCAGGAAGCCCCACAGGCCGGGGTCGAGGTGCCGGTGGGTGAGCGCGGCGCCCAGGCAGAGTGCGCCGCCGAGCACCGCGACCAGCCCGGATGCGGCGCCGTCCGGACGCGGCCACACGATCGGCTCGCGCAGCAGCGACAGCCCGTGCGCCACCACGGCCGCGACGGTGAGCGGCACGAACACCGCGATCGGAGACCAGACGCCCATCAGCAGCATGCCGGTGCCGA
This genomic interval carries:
- a CDS encoding lipopolysaccharide biosynthesis protein; the encoded protein is MSVDAHVSRLFGRDSLYMILWAVQLGCAALLTPVLTRFLGTGEFGTVAAANTVMQVLFVVGGFGLQTAIQRAYARPGLSGPEGARRIVTLAIVLALAVTGLALVTAPGWARPLGLTGELPALRLAIGWAGLSAITNASLGLLRSQDRLAAFALVSLLQSAGAEAASLGLVAAGRPTAENFLLGQLLLQAVAVLAGLVLAPPRALRPADAPMLRGALAYALPLVPAVLGMLVLSTADRLLIQAALGPDAVARYQVAYNVASGPILLLGVLNTAWMPRFFALAEDGERTAVLAASRDLLYRLLVPLVAGVAIGAPFVLRVWAPPSYRPEDLYWVFSLVVVAAVPFAAQLALHRALVAAGHTGVVAVAVCLAAGANLLLTWALIPPLGLAGAALATVAGYGLLYLGLRRGAAATAPVPASPVRLRTLIAASVTVGLAAAAAPDTPFFLAVRGALVLGTVVWFFRVLTGVRRG